In Vicia villosa cultivar HV-30 ecotype Madison, WI unplaced genomic scaffold, Vvil1.0 ctg.000451F_1_1_3, whole genome shotgun sequence, the following proteins share a genomic window:
- the LOC131628406 gene encoding uncharacterized protein LOC131628406 gives MDVNLSQGGVGNSFGGFDLPGSIQVHHQAHHPHTIHQHQPHPNPRQGSSIHSSVHDGFSLLQNCDQTVSMTDYSKGERSKNSTSDEDEPSFNEEGFEAQHEGGRGKKGPSSPWQRVKWDDKMVRLMITAVSYIGEDITSDGGGGGRRKFTVLQKKGKWKSVSKVMAERGYHVSPQQCEDKFNDLNKRYKKLNDMLGRGTSCEVVENPSLLDVINFLSEKEKDDVRKILSSKHLFYEEMCSYHNGNRLHLPHDPALQCSMQLALRNRDDHDHDNEDIRMSHVEDHDDDEHDVEIDERDDFKVHCASRGDSRGVYERLGGSMKNLKQIQGQEDGNTSNCQDYFNQGLHPRGQTVPHNGNQVLSENTRATWLQKQWVDMRQVQLEEQKLQIQAETLELEKQRFKWQRFSKKKDRELEKMSLENERMKLENERMALELKRKEMGISFN, from the coding sequence ATGGATGTGAATTTGTCACAAGGTGGTGTTGGAAATTCTTTTGGTGGGTTTGATTTACCTGGATCAATTCAGGTTCATCATCAAGCACACCATCCTCACACCATTCATCAACATCAACCTCATCCGAATCCGCGTCAAGGGTCTTCGATACATTCGTCGGTTCATGATGGGTTTTCGCTCTTGCAGAACTGTGATCAAACTGTTTCGATGACGGATTACAGTAAGGGAGAGAGAAGTAAGAACTCGACGAGTGATGAGGATGAGCCGAGTTTTAACGAGGAGGGTTTTGAGGCTCAACATGAAGGGGGTAGAGGTAAAAAGGGACCGTCTTCGCCTTGGCAGCGTGTGAAGTGGGATGATAAGATGGTGAGGCTTATGATTACTGCTGTTTCGTATATAGGCGAGGATATAACTTCTGATGGTGGTGGCGGTGGAAGAAGGAAATTTACGGTTTTACAGAAGAAGGGTAAGTGGAAATCTGTATCTAAGGTTATGGCTGAAAGAGGTTATCATGTTTCGCCGCAACAATGCGAGGATAAGTTCAATGATCTTAATAAAAGGTATAAAAAGCTTAACGATATGTTAGGGAGAGGGACTTCTTGTGAGGTTGTTGAAAATCCTTCGCTTTTGGATGTAATTAATTTTCTTTCTGAGAAAGAAAAGGATGATGTTCGGAAAATATTAAGCTCGAAACACTTGTTTTATGAAGAGATGTGTTCTTATCATAATGGTAATAGGTTGCATTTGCCGCATGATCCTGCATTGCAATGCTCGATGCAGTTAGCTCTCCGAAATAGGGATGATCATGATCATGATAATGAAGATATCAGAATGTCCCATGTCGAGGATCACGATGATGACGAGCATGATGTTGAAATTGATGAACGCGATGATTTTAAAGTGCACTGTGCTTCCCGTGGTGATAGCAGAGGAGTATATGAGCGGTTAGGTGGATCTATGAAGAACTTGAAACAAATCCAAGGCCAAGAAGATGGTAATACTTCAAATTGTCAAGATTATTTTAACCAAGGTTTGCATCCACGTGGACAAACGGTTCCTCATAACGGTAATCAAGTTTTATCCGAAAACACGAGAGCAACATGGTTACAGAAGCAATGGGTTGACATGCGCCAAGTTCAATTAGAAGAGCAAAAGCTACAAATTCAGGCCGAGACGTTGGAATTAGAGAAACAAAGATTCAAGTGGCAGAGGTTTAGTAAGAAAAAGGACCGGGAGTTGGAGAAGATGAGTCTAGAAAACGAAAGAATGAAGCTTGAAAATGAACGCATGGCTTTGGAATTGAAGCGAAAGGAAATGGGCATCAGCTTTAACTAG